Within Thermodesulfovibrio thiophilus DSM 17215, the genomic segment ATCTGATTACACTTTGTTTGCACTTATTGATGGAGTTGTAAAGTTTGAAAGAAAAGATAAACAGAGACTCAAGGTAAGCGTTTATCCAGTCTCAGAACCTGCCCAATAAACGCGGGGTGGCTTATATAAGTAAGCCACCCTCATTTCTTTCTATATGCAATTCGTTGACTACGTTAAAATCTATGTAAAAGCCGGAGACGGCGGTAGAGGATGTGTAAGCTTCCGCAGAGAAAAATATGTTCCTCGTGGTGGACCAGATGGTGGAGATGGTGGAAAAGGAGGAGATGTAATAATAAAAGCCTCTTCAGATCTTCATACACTTCTTGATTATAGATATAAAAAAATATATAAAGCAGAAAGCGGTGAACATGGAAAAGGAAGCAATATGACAGGAAGAGATGGCGAAGATTTAATAATAAAAGTACCTGTTGGAACAGTTATAAAAAATATGGAAACAAATAAAATTATTGCAGACCTTGATGAAGAAGGTAAATCCATTGTAATAGCTAAAGGAGGAAGAGGTGGTCTTGGAAATACGCATTTTGCAACCTCTACAAATCAAGCACCAAGATATGCGCAACCAGGGCAGAAAGGCGAGGAACTATGGATAATCCTTGAACTTAAACTACTTGCTGATGTTGGTCTAATAGGGCTTCCAAATGCAGGAAAATCAACATTGATCTCGGTTATAAGTTCTGCTAAACCGAAGATTGCCGATTATCCGTTCACCACACTTACTCCGGTTTTAGGAGTTGTAAAATACGGTGATCATCAGAGTTTTGTTGTTGCTGATATTCCAGGTTTGATTGAAGGAGCACATAGAGGGACAGGTCTTGGACATCAATTCTTGAGACATGTGGAAAGAACATCTCTGCTTCTTCATCTTGTTGATGTATCTGATTTTATTGATTCAGATCCTGTGGAAAATTTCGAAAAAATTCAGAAAGAGCTTGAACTTTATAATCCTTCTCTAATAAAGAAACCTCTTGCAGTTGCTGGAACAAAGATTGATCTGGCTCATAAGGCAAACAGGCTTAATAAACTCAGAGAATACTGTGAAAAAAAGGCGATTGATTTTTTTGCAATAAGTGCTGTAAAACAGGAAGGAATTGATAAACTTTTAAACTATCTTTCTGAAAGAGTAAATAAAAAATGAGAATTGTTGTTAAAATAGGTAGCAATCTGTTAACTGATAAGACAGGAAAAATCAATCAGCGAAGAATTCAATCTCTTGCACGTGAAATCAGCGAGCTTCATAATAACTCAGTTGAAGTTGTGATGGTTTCATCAGGCGCAATTGCTTCAGGACTGAAAAAACTCGGACTTGCAACCAAACCGAAAGAAGTTCGAAAAAAGCAGGCAACTGCCGCTGTTGGACAGCCACTTCTTATATGGATGTATGAGCGGTATTTTTTAAAATACAAAAAGCACATAGCCCAGATTCTTCTCACAAGAGATGACTTAAGTGACAGAGTACGGTATATTAATGCAAAAAATACAATTCTCACACTTCTTGAAATGGAAGTAATACCAATAATCAATGAAAATGATACTGTTGCCACTGATGAAATAAAATTTGGAGACAATGACCAGCTTGCTGCTCTTGTTGCAGGCCTTATTGAAGCAAATCATCTGATAATTCTCTCAGACGTTGAAGGACTTTACTTATCAGATCCTAAAAAAAATCCTGATGCTAGAATAATAAAACATGTAAAAGAATTTTCAAAAGAACTTGAGCAAATAGCAAAACCCACCTCGACAGGTTTTGGCACTGGTGGAATGTATTCAAAGGTTATTGCTGCCAAGAAAGCAACATCCTTTGGAATTCCTGTTCATATTGTAAGTGGGAGAAAATATGGAAACATCCAGGCAGTTTTAAGTGGTAAACAAATCGGCACTTATTTTGAACCCTCAGTGCATGGTGTAACATCTCGTAAAGGATGGATTGCCTATGCAGCCAGGTCAAAAGGAACTCTTTATATTGATGAGGGAGCTTCAAAGGCCCTGGTTAAGAACGAAAAAAGCCTTCTTCCCTCAGGCATAAAAAAAGTGGAAGGAGATTTTGATGTTGGAGACGCCGTTTACTGCATTGATGAAAAAGGAGAAAAAATTGCGAAGGGGCTGGTTAATTATTCCTCCTGTGAAATCAAACTGATAAAAGGTAAAAAATCGACTGAAATTGAAAAAATTCTTGGTTATAAATACTCTGACGAAGTAATTAACAGAGATAACCTCGTAATTCTGGTATAAACTTTAATGAGTTTTTCAGAAGGAAATGAGTTGCCAGCTACTTCATTAGTGTTACTAATCTTTTAAAAGCCTGCAACTTATCTGTGCGTCCAATTTTTGCTTTTTCAATGGCTTTTTTCAAAATATCTATTGTTCTATCATAAACATTTTTATTTACTGGATATGGTATTTTATCCTTTCCTCCATGCGCAAAGCTGTAACGTGCAGGATCTTTAAAGCTTAAAGGAGTTCCATAAATGAGCTCGGAAGTTAAAGCTAGTGCACGTAGTGTTTTCGCGCCAACTCCCCTGGTTTCAAGAAGAGATTCAAAATCTTCGGGTTGTTTTTCATAGGTTTGAAGAAAAATTTTGTAAAGATTTTTAGGATTTATATCATGAACTGTTACAGCATGTCTTTTTGGCAAATTAAGTTCTTTTATTTTTTCTATTTCAGTTACAAGCTTTTCAGGTTTTTCACAGGAAAGCAAAACAGAAGTCTTTCTTAATTCAATAGCCTCTTTTGCTGTAA encodes:
- the proB gene encoding glutamate 5-kinase, which codes for MRIVVKIGSNLLTDKTGKINQRRIQSLAREISELHNNSVEVVMVSSGAIASGLKKLGLATKPKEVRKKQATAAVGQPLLIWMYERYFLKYKKHIAQILLTRDDLSDRVRYINAKNTILTLLEMEVIPIINENDTVATDEIKFGDNDQLAALVAGLIEANHLIILSDVEGLYLSDPKKNPDARIIKHVKEFSKELEQIAKPTSTGFGTGGMYSKVIAAKKATSFGIPVHIVSGRKYGNIQAVLSGKQIGTYFEPSVHGVTSRKGWIAYAARSKGTLYIDEGASKALVKNEKSLLPSGIKKVEGDFDVGDAVYCIDEKGEKIAKGLVNYSSCEIKLIKGKKSTEIEKILGYKYSDEVINRDNLVILV
- the obgE gene encoding GTPase ObgE; protein product: MQFVDYVKIYVKAGDGGRGCVSFRREKYVPRGGPDGGDGGKGGDVIIKASSDLHTLLDYRYKKIYKAESGEHGKGSNMTGRDGEDLIIKVPVGTVIKNMETNKIIADLDEEGKSIVIAKGGRGGLGNTHFATSTNQAPRYAQPGQKGEELWIILELKLLADVGLIGLPNAGKSTLISVISSAKPKIADYPFTTLTPVLGVVKYGDHQSFVVADIPGLIEGAHRGTGLGHQFLRHVERTSLLLHLVDVSDFIDSDPVENFEKIQKELELYNPSLIKKPLAVAGTKIDLAHKANRLNKLREYCEKKAIDFFAISAVKQEGIDKLLNYLSERVNKK